A stretch of Hydractinia symbiolongicarpus strain clone_291-10 chromosome 9, HSymV2.1, whole genome shotgun sequence DNA encodes these proteins:
- the LOC130657789 gene encoding uncharacterized protein LOC130657789, producing the protein MNKGSSHIRICSGMSSWDYLVSLSRVIFGIVYYTRNTTKFALLECVAQLTVLINHSFWCLTLGNTVICGLTRRFNRVYPVLRCIIDCTEVFIERPKSLELQAQTWSDYKSHNTIKFLIGISPTGFITFLSDCYGGRTNERICEDSGFFDALEREDEIMADRGFQIKEDLLLRFCSLSVPPGARIKAQMTTEECKRTKDVANLRIHVKRAINRIKTFRILKYVLPITMLQHADHIVPTCAALCNLTPRLMQAK; encoded by the exons atgaataaaGGAAGCTCGCACATTCGAATTTGCAGTGGAATGTCTTCATGG gattatttagtttct ttGTCAAGAGTTATTTTTGGAATAGTATATTACACCAGAAACACCACAAAGTT CGCTTTActtgaatgtgtggcacagttgacggttcttattaatcactcattCTGGTGTTTAACGCTGGGTAACACAGTTatttgtggcttaacccggcgtttcaacaGAGTGTATCCTGTG CTGCGCTGCATTATCGACTGCACAGAGGTTTTTATCGAAAGACCAAAATCTTTGGAGCTTCAAGCACAAACCTGGTCAGATTACAAAAGCCATAatacaattaaatttttaattggaaTTTCTCCTACTGGTTTCATCACTTTCCTGTCAGATTGTTATGGTGGTCGAACGAACGAACGCATTTGTGAGGATAGTGGGTTTTTTGATGCGCTGGAAAGAGAGGATGAAATAATGGCAGACAGAGGGTTCCAAATAAAAGAAGATCTACTTTTAAGATTTTGTAGTTTAAGTGTTCCACCAGGTGCTAGAATAAAAGCGCAAATGACCACTGAAGAATGTAAACGTACTAAAGATGTTGCAAATTTGCGGATTCATGTTAAACGAGCAATTAATCGCATAAAAACGTTTCGCATTCTCAAGTATGTGTTACCAATCACCATGCTTCAACATGCTGATCATATTGTTCCAACCTGTGCTGCTCTGTGCAATTTAACGCCACGCCTCATGCAAGCAAAATAA
- the LOC130657790 gene encoding uncharacterized protein LOC130657790: MNRINEIRTTTDVNSWRFVPGTLNPADNATRYVPLSSTENSRWLTGPSFLIEEECNWPDQNQNVIQSEEDADITNFQSTSNAIPEKTSFIKWESYSNWQKLCRHIAWIIKLKRNWLLKRGGPEREKFDYLTVDEIEATKLQLYSISQQESYPSEFENLQSHKELPKRSPLVALRPMMQNN; encoded by the coding sequence ATGAATCGCATCAATGAAATTCGTACTACGACTGACGTCAATTCGTGGCGTTTTGTGCCAGGAACTCTGAACCCAGCAGACAATGCTACAAGATATGTACCACTATCATCGACCGAGAATTCCAGATGGTTAACCGGTCCATCGTTTTTAATCGAAGAAGAATGCAATTGGCCAGACCAAAACCAAAATGTCATTCAAAGTGAAGAAGACGCAGATATTACCAACTTTCAGTCAACTAGTAATGCAATACCAGAGAAAACATCCTTTATCAAATGGGAAAGTTATTCCAATTGGCAAAAACTCTGTCGCCACATTGCGTGGATTATCAAATTAAAACGAAATTGGTTATTAAAAAGGGGAGGACCTGAACGTGAAAAATTTGATTACCTGACCGTTGATGAAATTGAAGCAACAAAGTTACAGTTGTATAGCATCTCACAACAAGAATCCTACCCATCAGAATTCGAAAACCTACAATCACACAAGGAACTACCAAAAAGATCACCACTTGTAGCTTTGAGACCAATGATGCAGAACAATTGA
- the LOC130657791 gene encoding uncharacterized protein LOC130657791 has product MLWNPNTDYFTFKVVNKPSPETKRGILSLTSSIFDPLGILTSFILEGKLITQSLWKSKIHWDEEIPTEVKTRWLSWRSELEKLLSISIPRWLKLQSNNQLIQLHIFSDASINAYGAVAYLRIQDTHTVNVTFVMGKSRVAPLNPKSLTIPKLE; this is encoded by the coding sequence ATGTTATGGAATCCGAATACTGACTATTTCACATTCAAAGTTGTCAACAAACCATCACCTGAAACTAAAAGAGGTATATTAAGTTTAACAAGTTCAATATTTGACCCACTTGGCATCTTAACATCATTCATTTTAGAAGGAAAACTTATCACCCAATCATTGTGGAAATCCAAAATACACTGGGATGAAGAAATACCAACCGAAGTAAAAACAAGGTGGTTGAGCTGGAGAAGTGAACTGGAGAAACTATTATCGATCAGCATTCCTCGATGGCTCAAACTACAATCCAATAATCAGTTGATTcaactacatattttttctgacgCTTCAATCAATGCATATGGTGCTGTCGCATATCTACGTATTCAAGATACGCATACCGTCAATGTAACATTCGTGATGGGAAAATCCAGAGTCGCCCCGTTGAATCCGAAATCTCTCACAATACCAAAATTAGAATAA
- the LOC130657792 gene encoding uncharacterized protein LOC130657792, whose product MSVRSQITQPLIFRERKSSSYYVPTTENLRILDSRIDRKERNISSQIDISSLQHPKNDTTFVIPSDINKHYSKPHSSSSSNHSTKSRHFFNIDDIPSDKSSSVNQHSYKDQTKLLPCLNQDKSQTNRSELKDVENNVFNNPENIDKSRYQPIDKFIDDLIEGQETIIEDANAITTARFDGSPNKWPEFVENFKFRVHLKVSFDDNTRMERLISVLDGEAKKTVLSIGASGIFYASALKALKRDFGNPVVASYFKLKNVLDLPQIPPRDRTSLRRYQQLLNSNNTWLISMGYKSAINSTENLAKAVARLPHHFRNQFYKFSKGKITSEIDFEKWLSWKLLEQFNPIANLIADQEQNKIKNGKESKRDEKIVRTFATGAGSERSTKCWICSENHFVFKCREFKSKPVADRRKFVLEKGLSFNCLSPSHKIKECKSKKRCREDKCEKRHHTLLHLGPPQQNENEDTKNEPEARITRSRTTIDTYLQVIPVTVTHNNKSVTTNAILDSGSDSTLICEETARKLGLGGKEQPLRVSTILSNSQTFKSKIVLFNVHPINLKEEIRIEKAWVVPDLNTPTKKRNITDLKEKYVHLKDIDIPTLNDDRVTVLIGIDTPSLHIQHDYRVGKHNEPVAVKTQLGWILFGGKNKNIFTNINRLENDTDDLTKAVERFWEIESYGTKPPLHPDLLTKDEKHALHILKSTTKMKDGHFEVGLLWKDKKPKLPYNRELAVKRLKSNERKLSKQSILAKNYRLQVKEYIALGHARKLSDFEKNQTSDITNYIPHHGVVHPNKPGKVRVVFDAAAKYKGISLNDNLLPGPDLLNNLVSVLLTFRTYRYAIMADIEKMFHQVKVSRTEQDALRFVWRENTSDNIDDFAMQVHLFGKVDSPCCANYALRQTSIDHDREIVDAITKKFYMDDYLDSMKTVDEAVSIAKTVTEALKSCGFRLTKWLSNSSVFQIPKP is encoded by the exons ATGTCCGTTAGATCGCAAATTACACAGCCATTAATATTTAGAGAGAGGAAAAGCTCGTCTTATTATGTACCAACCACCGAAAACCTTCGAATATTAGATAGCAGAATTGACAGAAAAGAGAGAAATATTTCATCTCAGATAGACATATCATCTCTACAACATCCTAAAAACGACACTACTTTCGTAATTCCTAGTGACATCAACAAACATTATTCTAAACCACATTCTTCGTCTTCATCAAACCATTCAACAAAAAGCCGTCACTTCTTCAACATCGATGATATCCCGTCTGATAAATCTTCGTCAGTCAATCAACATTCATATAAAGATCAGACTAAATTACTTCCATGTTTAAATCAGGATAAATCTCAGACGAACCGTTCAGAACTAAAAGATGTCGAAAACAATGTCTTCAATAATCcggaaaatatcgataaatctCGTTATCAACCGATTGATAAATTTATTGACGATCTTATTGAAGGACAAGAAACCATTATAGAAGATGCAAATGCGATAACTACCGCTAGG TTCGATGGTTCACCTAATAAATGGCCAGAGTTTGtggaaaactttaaatttagaGTACACCTGAAGGTTTCCTTTGACGATAACACAAGGATGGAGAGGTTGATTAGTGTATTGGACGGTGAGGCTAAGAAGACGGTGTTATCGATAGGTGCAAGTGGCATATTTTACGCATCTGCATTAAAAGCATTGAAACGTGACTTCGGTAATCCTGTTGTTGCATCatactttaaattaaaaaacgtgCTCGATCTTCCTCAAATACCACCTCGCGACAGAACATCTCTCCGGCGATATCAGCAGCTTCTTAATTCTAATAATACTTGGCTAATCTCCATGGGCTACAAATCTGCTATTAATTCAACTGAGAATTTAGCAAAGGCTGTAGCTAGATTACCTCACCACTTTCGCAATCAGTTTTACAAATTTTCGAAAGGCAAAATTACGAGTGAGATTGACTTTGAGAAATGGTTGAGTTGGAAGTTATTAGAGCAATTCAATCCAATAGCAAATTTAATCGCAGATCAGGAACAGAATAAGATTAAAAATGGAAAGGAGTCGAAGAGAGATGAGAAAATAGTGAGAACATTTGCAACAGGTGCAGGTAGTGAACGCAGTACGAAGTGTTGGATTTGTTcagaaaatcattttgtttttaagtgcAGAGAATTCAAATCAAAACCAGTGGCAGATCGTAGGAAGTTTGTTTTAGAAAAGGGACTTAGCTTCAATTGTCTTTCACCTTCtcacaaaataaaagaatgtaaaTCTAAGAAGAGGTGTCGAgaagataaatgtgaaaaacgtCACCACACCCTGCTGCATTTAGGACCGCCacaacaaaatgaaaatgaagataCAAAGAATGAACCTGAGGCAAGGATCACCCGATCTCGTACCACAATTGACACCTATCTTCAAGTTATCCCGGTTACCGTAACTCATAACAACAAATCAGTAACAACCAACGCTATTTTAGATAGTGGATCAGATAGCACCTTAATTTGCGAAGAAACAGCGCGGAAACTCGGATTAGGTGGGAAGGAGCAACCGTTGAGAGTATCGACGATCCTATCGAATTCACAGACGTTTAAATCAAAAATCGTATTATTTAATGTTCACCCTATCAATCTAAAAGAAGAAATCAGAATCGAAAAAGCATGGGTTGTACCAGATCTTAACACTCCTACTAAAAAACGAAACATCAcagatttaaaagaaaaatatgttcaTTTGAAAGACATCGATATACCAACCTTAAACGACGACAGAGTAACAGTACTTATTGGAATTGATACACCATCACTTCATATTCAACACGATTATCGAGTAGGAAAACACAACGAACCAGTAGCTGTTAAAACGCAACTTGGTTGGATCCTATTTGGtgggaaaaataaaaacatatttaccaATATTAATCGATTAGAAAATGATACGGATGATCTTACTAAAGCAGTAGAAAGATTTTGGGAAATCGAGTCATATGGAACAAAGCCTCCACTCCATCCAGACCTACTAACGAAAGACGAAAAACATGCGTTACACATACTTAAGTCGACCACGAAAATGAAAGACGGTCATTTTGAAGTAGGTTTATTGTGGAAAGATAAGAAACCAAAATTACCGTACAACAGGGAATTAGCAGTCAAACGTCTGAAATCTAACGAAAGAAAACTGAGCAAGCaatcaattttagcaaaaaattacAGATTACAAGTCAAGGAATATATCGCTCTTGGACATGCGAGAAAGCTTTCAGACTTTGAGAAAAACCAAACATCCGATATCACCAACTACATACCACATCATGGTGTTGTCCATCCTAACAAGCCCGGAAAAGTTCGTGTAGTCTTTGACGCAGCTGCAAAGTACAAAGGTATTTCATTAAACGACAACTTGTTGCCCGGCCCAGACTTGCTAAACAACCTAGTATCTGTATTACTCACATTCCGTACCTATCGTTACGCAATTATGGCTGACattgaaaaaatgtttcatcAGGTCAAAGTATCAAGGACAGAACAAGATGCTCTTCGTTTCGTTTGGCGGGAAAACACTAGCGACAACATTGATGACTTTGCCATGCAAGTACATTTATTTGGTAAAGTAGACTCACCTTGTTGCGCGAATTACGCTCTTCGACAAACTAGTATCGACCACGATCGCGAAATCGTAGACGCTATCACGAAAAAGTTTTACATGGATGATTATCTGGACTCCATGAAAACGGTAGACGAAGCCGTATCGATTGCAAAAACCGTGACAGAAGCATTGAAAAGTTGTGGCTTTCGGTTAACAAAATGGCTTTCAAATTCAAGTGTTTTCCAAATACCGAAACCGTAA